The window GTTTCTATCGATTCTGTGGAGATAGGTTCATCTCTTTATATTACCTCCCATCATTGTCCTACATCAATTATTATCAAGATAACAGAGTAGGTGACTAAATATGGATTTGAACATGCAAGCTTCTTGTTTCTTCTAAACTTTACACATGGTACTACTCTTTTATTTACATGCCAGTACTCAAATATAGTTATTGCCTTATTAAGAATGCTATATCTGTGTATTTAGTATTACTGACATGCCCGTTAACTTTCGATGCACACATGTCGGTTGAAGTATGATTTAATTGTCCAAGATTGCTTCATGGTGTTATTCCTTTAATTATGCACCATCTTAGTATGCCATGAAAACCCTTTGAGCCTCTTGCTAAATTTGTGCATTGGATTTGGGGATTTAAGAGAATGGACAACCACATATCACAAGTGTGTACGGCAGGAAGCACACTGAATTTGGTAAATTTGTTATAGCTTGTGTAGGTATGTTATTAAAGTATATCCCAATATCTATGTGCTGCACTTGCTCAACACCTGCATTGAGCAGCACGTGTCGTAGTGAGATTGTTATACATTGTATGGGAGTATTTGGATCACCAAATCCCAAAATTTcgcccttttcttcttttttttggaaATGCCAGAAACCATAATTATCTATATACTTTCCCTTGTGCCTACCTGCCCAAAATTCTAGCAGAGCAAATTTTTATGCTTCAGAAAGACAAAGTAAGTCAAGATTTAGTGACTTCGCCCATGTACCTTacaaaaaataaacatatttaaTTCAATCATGTGTCATATATTCTTATGGACCTACATCATACTATTTATCTACACTATATTGGTAAAGTCGAAAAATTGAAAGTGtggtaattttgtaatttggTATGGTTACTATTTACATGTATAAACTTTAGATCTTCAGAAGCCAATAGAGAGAGAGGTTTGATCTATTACTAAAGCATATTCATATTTCATTATCTTAAATAGTACCAATTTAAGGGTTGAATCCAATcaacaacatattaaaattatgaaattatattattattgggtCCAGGCCCCCAACATATGATTTCTAGGGAGCCTTTATCCAATACACAGGCTTTGCAGCCGTTGGATCAGATCAGAATGGTCGAGATTTAAAAATTTTGCTGTACGTCGAGCGCTTAAAAAACGCTGTACGCTGTCATCCAGCGGTTTTTAAGTGCTGGACGAGTAGTTTGCTTATTGATGTCCAGCGCTTAAAATGTGCTGTAAGCAAAGATAGGGttttacataaataatataGGCGAAATTTAGTATAGGCGAAATGTCaaaattatcatcaaaaaccataTCTTTTACTAACATCCACATATTTCTATAATAACATCCACATATTTTCTATGATACAAAGTTAAAATTTAGTATAGGCGAAATGTCaaaattatcatcaaaaaccataTTTCTATAATTACATCCACATATTTACTATGATACAAAGTTAAAATTTAGTATAGGCGAAATGTCAAAATTGTCATCAAAAACCATATTTTTTAACTTCGTGTTCAAGTTTGGAGCTCCTGGACTACACTCTTTTGAGAAAAGCTTTAGCTTTGGATGTATCACTCTAGGGCACTGAACTTTACACACTGTTGTAAATTTGTGCATTTTGGTATCTGCAGATGTTGACGTGGAGGTCAAGAGAACTTACAATGGCACTACATATGTAAAGGAAACAAATGGTTAGACCATCTCTTTACTTTTTTTAAGTAATTCAATCTGATATACTTTTACCCTACAGATGTTAGCTGATAACATTGGTATTATTTTAAACACAGAATGCTCACCGATATTTTTCCAAGTATTCTATCATATTGGATTGAAATTTACAAGTTAAAATTGTAATCTTTTTGCCTTCTGCTGAAAAAGGTCGTGTATGAAAttctttgattatatatctttgtACTCGTGTTTACGTTTGGAGCTCCTGGACTACACTGTCCCAACATAAAAGCTTTTGGGTTTTGGATGTGGAACCTGCACCACGCTGAGCTTTCTATACTGTTGTAATTTGATGCATTTGGTATCTGCAGATGTTGACAGAGAAGGCATTAGAACTTACAACAGTGGCACTACATATATAAAGGAAACAAATGGTTAGACTACCTCTGACCTTTTTTTCGTAATTCAATCTGATATACTATTGTCCTACACACTTTGTTAGTTAATaactatgttacccggactcggctAAAAGTGTACAATTGGATACGTGTCGGAGTGTCGGACTTGGCAATAATTTGAaagttttacatgtttttggcttaTAATAAGTATCAgagtgtccatacccatgtccAAGTGTcaagtgtccgacacgggtactcgagACAAAATAAAGAGTCAGGGTAACATGGGTTAATAACATTGGTATAAATTTAAACTCGAAATGCCCGTCAATATCTTTTTAAGTATTATTTCTCATATTGGATTCAAGTTTCCTAATTTAATTACACAAATAGTACTCATGTTGCCTTCTGAAAAAGGTCATgtgataaaattttatgtttaaactttaaacCATATTTCTTTTGTACTCTTGTTTATGTTTGGAGCTCCTGAACTACACTGTTTTCTCCCAACCTAAAAGCTTTTGGGTTTTGAATGTGGAACTGGCATCACTTTAAGGATTCAGCTTTCTATACTGTTGTAGTTTGATGCATTTGGTATCTGCAGATGTTGACAGAGAAGGCAACAAAAGTTACAGCAATGGCACTACATATGTAAAGGAAACAAATGGTTAGACTATCTCTTACCTTTTTTTAGTAATTCAATCTGATATACTGTTGTACCATAGAAGTAATTTAATATCATTGGTATTGATTTAAACTAAACGTTCTGTCCATCTCTTTCCAAATATAAACCGTGTCATATTGGATTCAAATATCCAAATTTATGAACAGATAGTGCTCTTTTTCCCCTTCTGCTGAAAAAGGTCATGTGAATGACATGTTTAGTTATTTTATGGTATAAACTGTGTCATATTGGATTCAAATATCCAAATTTATGAACAAATAGTGCTCTCTTTTACCTTCTGCTGAAAAAGGTCATGTGCATGACATGTTTAGTTGTTTTATGGTTTGTTCAGCAATACTTAAAGAacatatctatatctatatcatGTTAATACTTAATAGTATATAGTTTCAGTGGGGTGGTTTGGTTCGCGGAGTAGTATGTGGTTGGAATCAAGAATTGGGTTAAGGTGGTATaggtttgaggtatcatttcCGATATCATGTGTTGAGTTGAGTGCTCAAATAAATCTATTCGATTTATAAAGTTTTCATTTATCAATTGTAATTAGTTTGATTActgttttaaatatatttttgcgtCATTgatctattttttaattaaacatatacatttaattgtttaaatagAGATGAAAATATCAGATTTAAAATTGATTCTCCATATGCCTCTCTCGTTCTGACCTTACCCCTTATGTATCAAAAACACTTTGTGAGTTTGAGGTATGGGTTTTAAATTGCATTTTTCCCGGCCAAACACAAgatatgggtttggaatggacGAAACCCATACTTGATTCCCGAATACCTTGAACCATGCGATCATTAAATCATAACATTagcaaagaagaagaaagatgtTTCATGTTCAAAATGTATTTGAAGATGTTAAAATGAATTAATATCTATATGCGAAATGAGTTTTGAAAATTCATTATagagaaatattttattttaatcattttattCAATAAACAAACTGTAGGAATCTTAATAATCTGCTTAAATGACAATACTGACaacttttttatttcatttagaGTGGTGGAGTATCAATTTCATAATAGGGAAAAGAGTTTTTGAAGTTCATTGTACCTAGAGCACCTTATGAGAATTAACAGCATGGAATTAGCTGTAGGAACACCATTATTTAGAATCACTTTAGCTGtagaaacacacacacacacgtgtgTGTGTCTCACATCTGTATTCCCTCCACTGATTTAGTGCTGGTGTGGGCTTCCCAAATTCAATATTGTTGAGGGTCGGTATGTAAGAAATCACTTAGCGGCCCATTTCTCAAGAGTCTCTGGCTTCGAGTAaagcaaattcatatatataattctaaatatcATATTGCAAAATTGAACAGTGTAATTCTAAATATCCAGCTTGGCTCAAGATAACATACCCCATCTCTCATATTTCACTTGCTAATACAGCCTTGAAActgataatataatattatgtgcTGATGAGCATTTATGTATTTGTGAAATGTGGTGCAGGTACATGTGTGATTGATttaagtgatgatgatgatgaggaagggCCAGAAGGTATAAATGACGCATCCCAGATAATTGACTCCCCAGAAAGTAGTCTATGGTACTATAAAGATCCTCAGCAAACTATCCAGGGCCCTTTCTCAATGGTGACACTAAAAAAGTGGACAGAAAACCTCTACTTTCCTTCAGATTTCAGGATCTGGAAGAGTGGTCATGCTCCTGTGCTGTTGATGGATATGCTTAGCTTGATGTTCCCGCATTAGCTTGGTGATAGTATCTACATTTCGCTGTATCTGATTAGGTTTTGTTAATGCTATATCAAGGTTATAGACTCTGTTCCGTCAAGGAAATTGCTCTTCCTTCATCCTTTCTAATAATTCCGTTAAGGAAATTGCTCTTCCTTCATCCTTTCTAATAATTCCTTCATATGTTGGCATCTCGAATATTTTTGGACATGCATGTTTGTTAGCAGGATCAGCAGTCATTTCTATAGTCACACAATTGCGCTGCATTCTGTTGTTTTGCTGGTAGTAGACTAGCCCTCGGGATAAGCTAATTAAAGGACCATCTTTCATCTGTTATGAAGCTGCTGGGATTGGGAAAAAATATAGCTTCACATACAAACTAAACATAGGAAGTTTATACCCCCTTCAGGGTGCCTAGACGAGaaccaattatattaatgttttgaaATGATATTatgatgtatttttttttcactaTACAAGATTACTTTAACAGAACTCCACAAGTTAGattaaagattgaatctttgaAGCTTGTGAAGATGAATAATCAAAATTGAACATGAAAACTTAAAATGATAACTGCAAACTGAACTTTCATTTGTATTCAATAATTAAaacagaaaattaaattatgcttacaaataatttgaaacaaataaaaTCGAGATCGAGCTCAGATCTCCCATACAaattacacatacatataacaaTCATATTCTAAGGATCTTGGCAGCTTTAACCACCGGATTTTCCCGGGAAATCGCGTCTCTTCCGGCGGCTTTATAATCGTAACTACAATCGTGTCGATCGGAGTATCGATGAGCCGGACAAAACAGCTCGCCGCAGCGGCATCGAATTCCGGTCAAACCGACCTTTCTCCGGCAGCCTGAGCACCGATTGACCTCCTTTTTCACCGGCGCGATCGGATCGCCTTTTTCGTCCGCGTTCTTCGTTGTCTGATCCGATCTGATCTCCTCCGGCGACTTGATCGAGGCCGATCTACGAGGTTTGATGGTAGAAGAAGAGGCGGTGGCCGTCGCGTTGAAGCAGACCTGGCAGATGTTCGCGGCGGAGATTCCGGCGACGCCGCAGCTGATGCAGACCTTTCGCGATTCAGGTACGGCTTTGAATTCGGTTTCTTCGTTCTCGGTGTTGTGTGCCATGTTTTTTACGATGAATATAACTTGAAGATGTTGTTATATAGAAATGATAAATAGATGTATGTGTacagagagatggagagaaagagagagagggagaggagagagattttctaattgtgtgtgtataaaacgagagagagggggggttgaataaTAGGATTGGATACAACGCGTATGGAGTGTATGAGGCAAATTCTTGGTTATGTTGGCCTGGACCAAAAAGACGAAAATAACCTTGCTTTACAACTTGTGGAAGATGGCGATGGATGAGCCTGTATAATTTAGATTAATATGAGAGGGGTGGTCAAGTAGGCTAGCCGTCAACAAGGAAAGGTACATGTGCATGCATAGTTACCAGTTGACACAACTGTGATATACTcaatgtgggtgtttgggtaAAAACCCCGCTTCTAGTGTTCTAAGTTAAAAGCACTTATTCATATCGTTTGTATAAATAGCCGAGAAGCGACTTTTAACTTTTGTtgcttggtttttttttttttttttcaaacactcTAATCACGTATAAGTCTTAAAtaacttctatttcacttttttaatttacgtaagaatcacttattttaagttcatcaTCAGTCTCTTTTTTCGTACATTTTTCTCGAAAAcaagaatttatttttattataaaatatatatttatatatttttagaaagtaAGTAAATAAAAGATGTCTAGTAGTAATATTTAGGTTTCAAggataaaatcattttttatacaaaatatatttatgcgaACAAAGTGTGCAAaacattaaataattaatcatcTTATACTTTACTCCAGCCTTTTCCTTTTCTACTCACCTTTCTCTCCATTATATTCTGTATTGGGTGGCCACTGTCTTGGGAAGctgaaataattataaacacaAAGGGTATTCTagtcaaaaatttaataaaactaTTCTCTTTTAAATACGTAAATAAAATCACTGTCAGAAATATTGGGACCGCGTACTAGCAACATTTTAAGATGGCAGTAATACTATTAAATTTCCGTGACATGTCCCTGGGCCTTtaatacatttataaaaaatacatttatcgaccaatattatatgtatgtgtatacgAAGAAACAGCTAAGCAATCATTAGGTCGCAATCATTTACTGTGTGTCAATCTGTCATTGAGTTTGTAGTTATGTAAATATGTTGTCCAGAGAGTGCGGTTGGTTAATTGgatttttctttaatatttcgGATGCAAAATCTTGTTGATATTAGCGGCCTAGGCGAGTAGACGAGTGTTTTTGTTCGTAGATGGATGTTAACGGTGAAGTTGGGAAGTTGAATATGTTTAATCGATAATTAACATGGACAAACCTGAATACCTGATACCTATGATTATGATTTTGTTCGATCTTCTCGTCTGTGTCACTGATATTAACTTTTGATATTAACTTTCTGGAGGTGCTGTATAAAATTATTGagctattaaaaaaaaagtgtttgCGAGAAAAATGTTTGCTATAGAATTCAGATTATagaattaagattattgtttgataaatatttttaactgtTACTTACTACATCTCATCTAATagtcttatttataaatttcacatatattaataattataaatttcacatatattaataaataatatatgatgCGTTGTTATCATTTTTATCTATAATAACATTAATTATACAAGAATATAGTCAAGTTTCATACATGTTTTCAATTTCATAGTTATTTGTatgataattttcaaaattgcaTGAGTTAAATAATAGTCAACATAGTAGTTAGTACTATAAAATTTGTAACGGCAAAAAAGAGGGCAAGCATtgtgataaattttttttgacgaaacaAGATTATTATAATCAGATGGGAGAGTACATACTTTAAGATAAAAGGTAAGAACGATAACGATATTGGTGAGATTTGAAAGTGAAATCTCTATTTAACTTCATACAAGAATTGAAAaacaactttttaaaaaaatgggaCATGCTTTCTCTGAGAGCACTTTTGAATcctaaatttgatgtttaaaaaaGTTACTTTTAGATTTATCAACAATTTTTCACATGTTTTATAGAATAAAGATATTGTATTGTCTGCAACAATAATGCCAAACAGAATTAGGGAATCTGATATGCCCAAGATAATCCTTTAGGAGTTGAGTACTATATCTTTTATATGATGGATATTTGATCATTGAGTAtcctaaatttttataattcacACTTAAAACGAATcatgtataattattttgttactatacttatttttgagtttttatattatacaaaCAGAGTGGCTAACCTGTGCCCTAAGGGCGGGCACAAGATAAGTAGTAATTAATTTAGTCAACTACAATTATATTTGTATAGTTATTTATCTGTATTGAACCATTCAAAAATCTATTAAGTATTAATTATGCATCTACTTTTGATATGCCctctaaattttatatttataataaaatatatttaaaatttgaaaaactggGAGAACGTAGAATAATTCTTTTTATCacattttatatgataatttttaattgatttcatcccacaaataataacgagccccccccccccccctctcctgCATACTAATTTTCAAAGTAAAATCAGCCTTCTAATTAAAACCGGCCAATTTATATGAGTCTTttactattttaatattattaaaaaatataattattaacatTGTAATACAATATATgagtaaataaaatatcaaatatacttGATAAATGTGAAGATTTGAATTCTCTAATTAGCAATTAATGTATTATCTACAAAAAAACACTAGGTCCATATTAACTGTCAGCTACTACCCAGATGCATTAAATACACTTTAACCTGTACCTGAGGGCACAGGTTAGCCAGCCCCTCGTATAAATGGGATACCTAATTTATAATTAGATAACTCAATTGGTGAAGCAATCTGTAATGCCGCTTCTGTAATGCCTCGAGTGGGAGATAAGAAAGTAATAACATTTGCAAGAAGAAATAAGAAAGGGCTGGATGGTCATTTGGGAGTGTTGGGTCAAAACAATTAAGTCAAAGGGCATTCTGGGAAGAAAGAAAAGGCAGGAAAGGATAAGATAGGGGAGTAACGGTAAATTAGAGCATCAAGAAAGTAATAGGGTTTTGTGGGAGATATCTGGGCATCTCGAATAGTCCAGGCGATtgtagttttcttttgtaatcgATCTATTCAGTACTATTTCCAGTAATCCAACTCCGTAGTTCattacaagtggtatcagagcacaGATCCAATGGGGCC of the Daucus carota subsp. sativus chromosome 4, DH1 v3.0, whole genome shotgun sequence genome contains:
- the LOC108216443 gene encoding zinc finger A20 and AN1 domain-containing stress-associated protein 5-like, yielding MAHNTENEETEFKAVPESRKVCISCGVAGISAANICQVCFNATATASSSTIKPRRSASIKSPEEIRSDQTTKNADEKGDPIAPVKKEVNRCSGCRRKVGLTGIRCRCGELFCPAHRYSDRHDCSYDYKAAGRDAISRENPVVKAAKILRI